One window of the Prochlorococcus marinus CUG1438 genome contains the following:
- a CDS encoding DNA polymerase III subunit alpha — MGFVSLHNHSDYSLLDGASQISKIVDRASDLGMDSIALTDHGVMYGVLDLVKKCKEKSIKPIIGNEMYVINGSIDDPQPKKEKRYHLVVLAKNLTGYKNLVKLTTISHLNGMRGRGIFSRPCIDKYLLNKHKEGLIISTACLGGEIPQAILKGRLDVAEDIALWYKKEFADDFYLEIQDHGSIEDRIVNVELLKIGKKHQIKVIATNDAHYISNMDVESHDALLCILTGKLISDEKRLRYTGTEYIKSENEMLELFKDHIDDEAINEAVNNTMEISEKIEVYELFGEYRMPKYPLKTNKDSLSLLTDLSIKGLLKRLKKNNFAEINEVYKKRLSSELQIIKDMGFPDYFLVVWDYIKFARDNLIPVGPGRGSAAGSLVAYALQITNIDPVEHGLLFERFLNPARKSMPDIDTDFCIDRRTEVIEYVTNRYGEDKVAQIITFNKMTSKAVLKDVARVLDIPYGEADKLAKLIPVVRGKPYKLNEMIEKNSPSQEFRDKYINDTRVKKWVDLAMRIEGTNKTYGVHAAGVVIASDPLDQLVPLQRNNEGQIITQYSMDDIESLGLLKMDFLGLKNLTMIEKTVSLINQSTGKTINIDDLPKNDCKTFDLIGRGDLEGIFQLESSGMKQIVKDFKPNSLEDISSILALYRPGPLDAGLIPKFINRKNGNEKIDFPHPFIESILTETYGIMVYQEQIMKIAQDLAGYSLGDADLLRRAMGKKKVSEMVKHRNIFVDGSMKKGVDEKLANDLFDQMVLFAEYCFNKSHSTAYGAVTYQTAFLKAHFPVAYMAALLSVNSGSTDKMQRYISNCYSMGIEVISPSINFSGIDFTIKNNQILFGLSAIKNLGDSAIRNIIENRNNFGIFKSLSDLCDRLPSNVLNKRNLESLIHCGALDEFSKNNNRAQLLSDLEHVIEWASSRNRDRLSGQGNLFDCEENFSNIAFSDSQLSEVDDYSLVEKLKLEKQLLGFYLSDHPLKHLTKPAKLISPISISHLEETKDRTKVSLVAMIPELKQITTRKGDRMAIVQLEDLSGNCEAIVFPKTYVRLSEFLLTDTRLLVWGTIDKKSDKTQLIVDDCREIDNLKLLIINLDSSQASDVRVQNTLRDCLIKFKPEKGRCGVKIPVLAAVRNKNNITYVKFGEQFCIGDIQGARKLLEDKSFHVNLKSLVS; from the coding sequence ATGGGTTTCGTTTCGCTTCATAACCATAGTGATTACAGTTTGCTTGATGGAGCAAGTCAAATATCTAAAATTGTTGATAGGGCTTCTGATTTAGGAATGGATTCTATTGCTCTTACCGATCATGGAGTTATGTATGGTGTTCTGGATTTGGTTAAGAAGTGTAAAGAGAAAAGTATTAAACCAATTATTGGTAATGAAATGTATGTGATTAATGGGTCAATTGATGATCCGCAACCTAAAAAAGAAAAAAGATATCACTTAGTTGTACTAGCAAAAAATCTAACCGGTTATAAAAATCTCGTAAAGTTAACAACGATTAGTCACCTAAATGGTATGAGAGGTAGAGGCATTTTTTCTAGACCTTGCATTGATAAATATCTTTTAAATAAACATAAGGAAGGACTTATTATTTCTACAGCTTGCCTAGGTGGAGAGATACCTCAGGCAATTTTGAAAGGGAGATTAGATGTGGCAGAAGATATTGCTCTTTGGTATAAAAAAGAATTTGCAGATGATTTTTATTTAGAGATACAAGATCACGGTTCCATTGAAGATAGAATTGTTAACGTTGAATTATTAAAAATCGGGAAGAAGCATCAAATAAAGGTTATTGCTACTAATGATGCTCACTATATTTCAAATATGGATGTCGAATCACATGATGCTTTGCTTTGCATATTGACAGGAAAACTAATAAGTGATGAAAAAAGACTGAGATATACCGGTACAGAATATATTAAAAGCGAAAATGAAATGCTTGAACTCTTTAAAGATCATATTGATGATGAAGCTATTAATGAAGCAGTGAACAATACAATGGAAATTTCAGAAAAGATTGAAGTATATGAATTGTTTGGTGAATATAGAATGCCAAAATACCCTCTTAAAACAAACAAAGATTCACTTTCATTATTAACTGATTTGTCTATAAAAGGTCTTTTAAAAAGACTTAAAAAAAATAACTTTGCAGAAATAAATGAAGTTTATAAAAAAAGACTATCTTCGGAATTACAAATTATAAAAGATATGGGTTTCCCAGATTATTTTTTGGTTGTTTGGGACTATATAAAATTTGCTCGAGATAACTTGATTCCCGTAGGACCAGGTAGAGGTTCAGCAGCAGGCTCATTAGTAGCCTATGCTCTTCAAATAACAAATATAGATCCTGTTGAACATGGATTATTGTTTGAGCGATTTTTAAATCCTGCAAGAAAGTCTATGCCTGATATTGATACAGACTTTTGTATTGATAGGAGAACTGAAGTTATTGAATATGTTACCAATAGATACGGTGAAGATAAGGTTGCTCAAATTATTACTTTCAATAAAATGACTTCCAAGGCAGTTTTAAAAGATGTTGCAAGGGTTCTTGATATCCCTTATGGAGAAGCAGATAAATTAGCCAAGTTAATACCGGTTGTAAGAGGAAAACCTTATAAACTTAATGAAATGATAGAAAAAAATTCTCCTAGCCAAGAATTTAGGGATAAATATATAAATGACACTAGGGTTAAAAAATGGGTTGATTTGGCTATGAGAATTGAAGGAACTAACAAAACATACGGAGTGCATGCTGCAGGAGTTGTTATTGCTTCAGATCCTCTTGACCAATTAGTACCTTTACAAAGGAATAATGAAGGTCAAATAATAACCCAATATTCTATGGATGATATTGAATCACTGGGTTTGTTGAAAATGGATTTTTTAGGTCTTAAGAATCTTACGATGATTGAAAAAACTGTTTCTTTAATTAATCAATCCACTGGAAAGACGATAAATATAGACGATTTGCCTAAAAATGATTGCAAAACTTTTGATCTTATTGGTAGAGGTGATCTTGAAGGTATTTTTCAACTTGAATCTTCTGGCATGAAACAAATTGTAAAGGACTTTAAACCTAATTCTCTTGAGGATATCTCATCTATTTTAGCTCTTTATAGACCGGGTCCTCTTGATGCTGGACTGATTCCTAAATTTATAAACCGAAAAAATGGTAACGAAAAAATAGATTTTCCTCATCCTTTTATTGAGTCAATTCTTACTGAAACTTATGGAATAATGGTTTATCAAGAACAAATTATGAAAATCGCACAAGATTTAGCAGGTTATTCTCTTGGCGATGCAGATTTACTTCGACGAGCAATGGGAAAAAAGAAAGTTTCAGAGATGGTAAAACATAGGAATATTTTTGTAGATGGATCGATGAAGAAAGGTGTTGATGAAAAATTAGCTAATGATCTTTTTGATCAAATGGTATTGTTTGCTGAATATTGTTTTAACAAAAGCCACTCAACTGCCTATGGTGCAGTAACTTACCAAACTGCTTTTTTAAAGGCACATTTTCCTGTTGCATATATGGCAGCACTTTTAAGCGTAAATTCTGGCTCCACCGACAAGATGCAAAGGTATATTTCTAATTGTTACTCTATGGGTATAGAAGTTATTTCTCCTAGTATTAATTTCTCTGGAATTGATTTTACCATTAAGAATAATCAGATTTTATTCGGACTTTCTGCAATTAAAAATTTAGGTGATTCAGCAATAAGAAACATAATTGAGAATCGTAATAATTTTGGAATTTTTAAGTCTCTATCAGATTTGTGCGATCGTTTACCATCTAATGTTCTTAATAAAAGAAACCTTGAGTCTTTAATTCATTGTGGAGCTTTAGATGAATTTTCAAAAAATAACAATAGAGCACAATTATTGTCAGATCTTGAGCATGTTATTGAATGGGCTTCATCACGAAATCGGGATAGATTGTCAGGGCAAGGTAATCTATTTGATTGTGAAGAGAATTTCTCAAACATAGCATTCTCTGATTCACAATTATCTGAAGTTGATGATTATTCACTTGTCGAAAAATTAAAATTAGAGAAACAGCTTTTAGGCTTTTATCTGTCTGATCATCCTTTAAAACATTTAACTAAACCCGCAAAACTTATATCTCCAATTAGTATTTCACACTTAGAAGAAACAAAAGATAGAACAAAAGTTTCTTTAGTTGCAATGATTCCTGAGTTGAAGCAAATCACAACTAGAAAAGGAGATAGGATGGCTATAGTACAACTTGAAGATCTTTCGGGAAATTGTGAAGCAATAGTTTTCCCCAAAACATATGTCAGATTGTCTGAATTTCTTTTAACTGATACTAGATTATTGGTGTGGGGTACGATAGATAAAAAAAGTGATAAAACTCAATTAATAGTTGATGATTGTAGAGAAATAGATAACCTTAAATTACTAATTATAAATCTTGATAGTTCTCAAGCATCAGATGTAAGAGTACAAAATACTTTAAGGGATTGTTTAATTAAATTTAAACCAGAAAAAGGGAGGTGTGGAGTCAAAATTCCAGTACTAGCAGCTGTTAGAAATAAAAATAATATTACCTATGTTAAATTTGGGGAACAATTCTGCATTGGAGATATACAAGGAGCACGAAAATTATTAGAAGATAAATCATTCCATGTTAATTTGAAATCATTAGTTTCCTAG
- a CDS encoding PAM68 family protein, with the protein MKKKQAKKKILKRKKKTLSNTAAFSKIDNELPKSIIANSQKSGIPKYVADRMARRIFIAAGIPTIMGMSVFVVSYIIVTRNIAEIPPSSTIAISALFFLLGLAGLSFGILSASWDKEPGSFFGVENIPMNIKRAKAAFKPATQNFEENN; encoded by the coding sequence ATGAAAAAAAAACAAGCAAAAAAAAAGATACTAAAAAGAAAGAAAAAAACATTATCTAATACCGCGGCTTTTTCTAAAATAGACAATGAATTGCCAAAAAGTATAATCGCTAATTCTCAAAAGAGTGGTATTCCTAAATATGTGGCAGATAGAATGGCGAGAAGAATTTTTATTGCTGCAGGAATACCAACTATCATGGGAATGTCAGTTTTTGTTGTTAGCTACATTATAGTTACAAGAAATATTGCTGAAATACCTCCTTCTTCAACAATTGCAATTTCAGCATTATTTTTCTTATTAGGTCTCGCAGGTTTAAGTTTTGGAATATTATCAGCTAGTTGGGATAAAGAGCCTGGATCATTTTTTGGTGTTGAAAATATCCCAATGAATATAAAGAGAGCAAAAGCTGCTTTTAAACCTGCAACTCAAAATTTTGAAGAGAATAATTAA
- the rpsO gene encoding 30S ribosomal protein S15, with protein sequence MSLDTAEKQKLIESHQIHSTDTGSAEVQIAMLSERISKLSDHLQGNIHDFASRQGLLKMIGKRKRLLSYIKDKNIKKYQDLVKKIGIRG encoded by the coding sequence ATGTCATTAGACACAGCTGAAAAACAGAAACTAATTGAATCACATCAGATTCATTCTACTGATACAGGTTCGGCAGAAGTACAAATTGCAATGCTCTCTGAAAGAATTTCGAAATTAAGTGATCATCTTCAAGGTAATATTCATGATTTTGCTTCAAGGCAGGGACTATTGAAAATGATAGGTAAGAGGAAAAGGCTTTTATCTTACATAAAAGATAAAAACATTAAAAAATATCAAGATTTAGTAAAGAAAATCGGAATCAGAGGATGA
- the ruvA gene encoding Holliday junction branch migration protein RuvA, translated as MISWIKGELIELWQINQKFFVLINCQGLGYEIQILESFFHNLKTNQLTNKNITLWIKHIKKEDSDLLFGFTSKDQKNFFINILSIRGVGSQIGMSILNKFSISEVINAIKTENKKLICSVPGIGQKMSDRLILELKTKFKNEIHRNNMISHDEILNKNTEINGILEDLQLTLQSLNYRNKDIKSILPILDKKAYEFTKKGENISFENLLKLAMNYLDNDISKIVS; from the coding sequence TTGATTAGTTGGATAAAAGGAGAATTGATTGAATTATGGCAGATTAATCAAAAATTCTTTGTTTTAATAAATTGTCAAGGACTAGGCTATGAAATTCAAATACTAGAATCCTTTTTTCACAATTTAAAAACAAATCAGTTAACTAATAAAAATATTACTCTATGGATAAAACATATTAAAAAAGAAGATTCAGATTTATTATTTGGCTTTACATCAAAGGATCAAAAAAATTTTTTCATTAATATTTTAAGTATTAGAGGTGTTGGGTCTCAAATTGGTATGTCGATATTAAATAAATTTTCCATTAGTGAAGTCATTAATGCAATAAAAACAGAGAACAAAAAATTAATTTGTTCCGTGCCTGGTATAGGTCAAAAAATGTCCGATAGGTTAATTTTAGAATTAAAAACTAAATTTAAAAATGAAATTCATCGTAATAATATGATCTCTCATGATGAAATTCTAAATAAAAATACTGAAATCAACGGTATTCTAGAGGACCTGCAATTAACACTTCAATCACTAAATTATAGAAATAAAGATATAAAAAGTATTTTGCCTATTCTCGATAAAAAAGCTTATGAATTCACCAAAAAAGGGGAAAATATATCATTTGAAAATTTATTGAAGCTAGCAATGAATTACTTAGATAATGATATTAGTAAGATAGTCTCATAA
- a CDS encoding glycine zipper 2TM domain-containing protein, with protein MKFSYLAFIFCFSPILQVNATTPKSVTCTRTEYREEYIPGTKSSPGYVKSYEVDVVIPCGGEQQAEKIDDNDCSEGSVIGGILGAGIALSSSRGKDRFWAVPAGGTAGALIGCQVDGG; from the coding sequence GTGAAATTTTCCTATCTAGCATTTATTTTTTGTTTTTCTCCTATTCTTCAAGTTAATGCAACAACTCCAAAATCAGTAACTTGTACAAGAACTGAATATAGAGAAGAGTATATTCCAGGGACAAAATCAAGCCCTGGCTACGTGAAAAGTTATGAAGTGGATGTTGTAATTCCCTGTGGAGGTGAACAGCAGGCTGAAAAAATAGATGACAATGACTGTAGTGAAGGTTCAGTCATTGGTGGTATTCTAGGAGCAGGCATTGCCCTTTCCTCCTCCAGAGGTAAAGATAGATTTTGGGCAGTGCCTGCAGGGGGGACGGCAGGTGCATTAATAGGTTGTCAGGTGGATGGTGGTTAA
- a CDS encoding DMT family transporter — protein sequence MINVEELEIKFNSLNKFNLVFASFFFSLMTLCVKNIDEMIPIYELVFFRSILSLIITSFIINQKKISPWGNNRKLLILRGVLGTLALVCIFYAIRNMPLSISTVIQYTYPIFISIFACIFLNEQITRKLVCALVIGWIGILVILNPTQLSNINAEIENIYILIAFIGAICTALAYVTVKKLSFTEDIYVIIEYFPLVSSITLLPIVLINWVTPNWNELVWIFGIGLFTQLGQTFLTIGLKNLPASSASTINYLQVLFGSIWGILFFNEIINIKFLLGASLVLLGTIISTTKIIKRT from the coding sequence ATGATAAATGTCGAGGAATTAGAAATAAAATTTAATTCATTGAATAAGTTTAATTTAGTATTTGCCTCATTCTTCTTTAGTTTGATGACTTTGTGCGTAAAAAATATTGATGAAATGATACCAATTTATGAATTGGTTTTCTTCAGATCAATCTTAAGTTTAATAATTACATCATTTATAATTAATCAAAAAAAAATAAGTCCCTGGGGCAATAATAGAAAATTACTTATCTTGAGAGGAGTTTTAGGAACTTTAGCTTTAGTTTGTATATTTTATGCGATAAGAAACATGCCTCTTAGTATATCTACTGTAATTCAGTACACATATCCTATTTTTATATCTATATTTGCATGCATATTTTTAAATGAACAAATAACTCGGAAGTTAGTTTGTGCTTTAGTTATTGGCTGGATTGGAATATTAGTAATTTTGAATCCAACTCAACTTTCAAATATAAACGCTGAAATTGAAAATATTTATATTTTAATAGCATTTATAGGAGCAATCTGCACTGCGTTGGCCTACGTTACAGTTAAGAAACTTTCATTTACTGAAGATATTTATGTAATTATTGAATATTTCCCTCTGGTTTCTTCTATAACTTTATTACCTATTGTCCTAATTAATTGGGTTACCCCAAATTGGAACGAATTAGTTTGGATCTTTGGGATTGGATTATTTACTCAATTAGGTCAGACTTTTTTAACTATAGGATTAAAAAATTTACCTGCATCATCTGCTTCAACGATTAACTATTTACAAGTATTATTCGGTTCAATATGGGGTATTTTGTTTTTTAATGAGATAATAAATATAAAATTTTTATTAGGGGCATCACTAGTTTTATTAGGAACTATTATTTCCACTACCAAAATAATCAAAAGGACATAG
- a CDS encoding DNA primase: MVHSIHPRTIQEVKEKADIVDVISEHIVLKKKGKEFVGICPFHDDTKPSMTVSPSKQFYYCFSCGAGGNSIKFLMEFTRANFSDVVLSLAKKNNINVENLEGPQVEAYKKQLSRKEELYKILRVSKNWFKSQLNNSLGLEAMKYLKSKRNLSNKIIDDFELGFAPNSWNDLFNYLSKVEKFPINLILSSGLAISKDNSEKIYDRFRNRLIVPIHDMQGRVVAFGGRSLDGQEPKYLNSPESEIFEKGKMLFAFEKASSNIRKRDKAIIVEGYFDVISLHSNGITNSVASLGTALNKYQISQLCRCTDNKNIILNFDSDNAGILATKRVIKEVESLSLHDQINLKILQISDFKDPDDYLHSHTPEDYFNLIDNSSFWIDWEVDQIFKDKDLTKSETFQSVISSLVKLLSKLPQSSIRTHYLQKVSERLSKGQARLAIQFEQDLRNQVKGFRWHGRSKKFEQPNEISRREKNESEIIFYYLHCPDLRLFIRNEFLKREINCFNTNFIQDLWEVISKIEQNKLGLNYLNDLKQTNCQTLQKEFTSINLISLLPDYLALNNHESTNKINIFINPNELFLTLLSNPKDNLLGTLSLLEKYNSLKRCRHLIESWGSQRLKTLENCISILIENSSSGSSNTNNEIDDLFKDLNSDAIKFQELYYLERQHINFLDKQRCGNFIAS, translated from the coding sequence ATGGTTCATTCTATACACCCAAGAACTATTCAGGAGGTAAAAGAAAAGGCAGATATTGTTGATGTTATATCTGAACATATTGTTCTTAAGAAGAAAGGTAAGGAATTTGTTGGTATTTGTCCTTTCCATGATGATACCAAGCCATCTATGACAGTATCACCAAGTAAACAATTCTATTATTGTTTTTCTTGTGGTGCTGGTGGTAATTCTATTAAATTTTTAATGGAATTTACCCGTGCAAATTTTTCTGATGTTGTACTATCACTTGCAAAAAAAAATAATATTAATGTTGAAAATCTAGAAGGTCCACAAGTAGAGGCATATAAAAAACAATTATCAAGAAAGGAAGAACTTTATAAAATACTCAGAGTCTCAAAAAATTGGTTTAAGTCTCAATTAAATAATTCACTTGGTCTTGAAGCAATGAAATATTTAAAATCAAAGAGAAACTTAAGTAACAAAATTATTGATGACTTCGAATTAGGTTTCGCTCCAAATTCGTGGAATGATTTATTTAATTATCTATCCAAGGTTGAAAAATTCCCTATTAATCTAATACTATCTTCAGGACTTGCAATTTCTAAAGATAATTCTGAAAAGATTTATGATCGTTTTAGAAATAGATTAATTGTTCCTATACATGATATGCAGGGAAGAGTTGTAGCCTTTGGTGGCAGATCTCTTGATGGTCAGGAACCCAAATATCTTAATTCTCCTGAATCAGAGATATTTGAAAAGGGAAAAATGTTGTTTGCATTCGAAAAAGCTTCCAGCAATATTAGAAAAAGAGATAAAGCTATTATTGTTGAAGGTTACTTTGATGTAATTTCCTTGCATTCAAATGGCATTACTAATTCTGTAGCGTCCCTCGGTACCGCTCTAAATAAGTATCAAATCTCTCAACTATGCAGATGCACAGATAATAAAAATATAATATTGAATTTTGATTCTGATAATGCAGGGATATTAGCTACTAAAAGAGTAATAAAAGAAGTCGAGAGTCTATCTCTTCATGATCAAATTAATCTAAAGATACTTCAAATTAGTGATTTCAAAGATCCTGACGATTATTTGCATAGTCATACTCCTGAAGATTATTTTAATTTAATTGATAATTCTTCCTTTTGGATTGATTGGGAGGTTGATCAAATCTTTAAGGATAAAGACTTAACTAAGTCTGAAACTTTCCAGAGTGTTATTTCTTCATTGGTCAAATTATTGAGTAAATTACCTCAATCATCAATCAGAACTCATTACTTACAAAAAGTATCTGAAAGATTAAGTAAAGGTCAAGCTAGGTTGGCTATTCAGTTTGAACAGGATTTAAGAAATCAAGTTAAAGGATTTCGTTGGCATGGCAGATCAAAAAAATTTGAACAACCAAATGAAATTTCTAGGCGTGAGAAAAATGAATCGGAAATAATTTTTTATTATTTGCATTGTCCAGATCTTAGGCTATTTATTCGTAATGAATTTCTCAAAAGAGAAATTAATTGTTTTAATACAAATTTTATTCAAGATTTATGGGAAGTTATTTCAAAAATTGAACAAAATAAATTGGGTTTAAATTATTTAAATGATTTAAAACAAACAAATTGTCAAACGCTTCAAAAAGAATTTACTTCTATTAACTTAATTTCACTTCTCCCTGATTACTTAGCTCTTAACAATCATGAATCAACAAATAAAATTAATATTTTTATTAATCCAAATGAGCTGTTTTTAACGTTGCTTAGCAATCCTAAAGACAACTTACTTGGAACTTTATCACTTCTTGAGAAATATAACTCTTTAAAAAGATGCAGGCACTTGATCGAATCATGGGGATCTCAAAGATTAAAAACTTTAGAAAATTGTATATCTATCTTAATTGAAAATTCTTCTTCAGGTTCATCAAATACTAATAATGAGATTGACGATCTTTTTAAGGATTTAAATTCAGACGCTATTAAATTTCAGGAATTATATTATTTAGAAAGACAACATATTAATTTTTTAGATAAACAACGTTGTGGCAATTTTATTGCTAGTTAA
- a CDS encoding serine hydroxymethyltransferase, whose translation MEFIIFLSKLDKEILDLLVKANYIIEENKIECLLNKEIKGLHNFKENKIIICTENAKRKTNYRNKKQLPNKDNFKTEWLIRKALRHEATHAAQRCNNNRVIGDIKKLETKLHQSKRKALEFSTSNFSGTYAKEVEAYVLEDKPKKVKNLIKKYCL comes from the coding sequence ATGGAATTTATAATATTTTTAAGCAAATTAGATAAAGAGATTCTTGACTTATTAGTAAAAGCAAACTACATAATTGAAGAAAATAAAATTGAATGTCTCTTAAACAAAGAAATTAAAGGGTTACATAATTTCAAAGAAAATAAAATAATAATATGCACTGAAAATGCAAAAAGGAAAACAAATTACAGAAATAAAAAGCAACTACCAAACAAAGACAACTTCAAAACAGAATGGCTAATAAGAAAAGCATTAAGACATGAAGCAACTCATGCTGCACAAAGATGTAATAACAATAGAGTAATAGGAGATATAAAAAAATTAGAAACTAAATTGCATCAAAGTAAGAGAAAAGCATTAGAGTTCTCTACATCAAATTTTTCTGGAACTTATGCAAAAGAAGTAGAAGCTTATGTTCTTGAAGATAAACCCAAAAAGGTTAAAAATTTAATTAAAAAATACTGTTTATAA
- a CDS encoding Y-family DNA polymerase, with product MRISSIDAIALIDANNFYASCEQNINPHLRNKPLVILSNNDGCIIARSPEARALKIKMGTPYFKVKERLNKLDVAVLSSNYSLYGDMSRRLMNLLKSYCEEIEIYSIDEAFVSISRPYDKNLYPWARSIRSLIYQNLGITITVGIAENKVRAKIANKLAKNIDYSAGIFDLAITKNENNYLKRISVDKIWGVGKQTSNWLQSKGIKNARELRDMEENEIINKLGVVGKRLQLELKGHKCLPIEKSKKSKKEIQVSRSFGTPVTKLEDLTQALATYAIKASEKMRSQNLQSSNITVFARTSKYSSQNYQRSAHRKLTNATDDTNNILKIVVELSKEIYNPEYKFSKAGVLMQGLTNREYLQQSFINQKSQKDLRKSTNLMRTIDLLNKRFNNNAITWAITKHPKSWTMNKNLLSRSSTTDIEQIPTIVK from the coding sequence ATGAGAATTTCAAGTATTGATGCTATAGCTCTTATAGATGCCAATAATTTTTATGCCTCATGTGAACAAAATATTAATCCTCATTTAAGAAATAAACCACTAGTAATTTTATCTAATAATGACGGATGTATTATTGCAAGAAGTCCTGAAGCGCGAGCATTAAAAATTAAAATGGGAACACCGTATTTTAAGGTTAAAGAAAGATTAAATAAATTAGATGTAGCAGTCTTAAGCTCAAACTACTCGCTTTACGGCGATATGAGCAGAAGATTAATGAATTTACTAAAAAGCTATTGTGAAGAGATAGAGATTTATTCTATTGACGAAGCATTTGTCTCGATTTCCAGGCCTTATGATAAAAATCTATATCCTTGGGCAAGAAGCATAAGATCATTAATATATCAGAATCTTGGAATTACCATAACAGTAGGAATAGCAGAAAATAAAGTAAGAGCAAAAATTGCCAATAAATTAGCTAAAAATATTGATTATTCAGCGGGGATATTTGATTTAGCTATAACCAAAAATGAGAATAATTATTTGAAAAGAATTAGTGTAGATAAGATATGGGGAGTTGGGAAACAAACCTCTAATTGGTTACAAAGTAAAGGTATTAAAAATGCAAGAGAATTAAGAGATATGGAAGAAAATGAAATTATTAATAAATTAGGTGTCGTAGGGAAAAGATTACAATTAGAACTGAAAGGTCATAAATGTCTGCCCATAGAAAAAAGCAAGAAATCAAAAAAAGAAATTCAGGTAAGCAGGAGTTTCGGTACACCTGTCACAAAATTAGAAGACTTAACTCAAGCACTAGCAACTTACGCAATAAAAGCGTCTGAAAAAATGAGAAGTCAGAATTTGCAATCATCTAACATTACAGTCTTTGCCAGAACCAGTAAATATTCAAGTCAAAATTATCAAAGAAGTGCTCATAGAAAACTTACAAATGCCACAGATGACACAAATAATATTTTAAAAATAGTAGTTGAATTATCTAAAGAAATTTATAATCCCGAATATAAATTCTCAAAAGCTGGTGTTTTAATGCAAGGTTTAACAAATAGGGAATATTTACAGCAATCTTTTATCAATCAGAAATCTCAGAAAGACCTAAGAAAATCAACAAATCTTATGAGAACGATTGATTTATTAAATAAAAGATTTAATAATAATGCAATTACATGGGCTATTACAAAACATCCAAAAAGTTGGACAATGAATAAAAATTTATTAAGTCGCTCATCTACAACTGATATAGAACAAATACCAACTATAGTGAAGTAA
- the umuD gene encoding translesion error-prone DNA polymerase V autoproteolytic subunit: MGSFDSAKKKFKIPLLIDSVSAGFPSPADDYAEENIDLNEHLISNPFSTFFLRVKGDSMINAGIKDNDLIIVDKSLTAQLGNIIIAMIDGEFTIKRLSMKNNELYLKAENHNYPDFKFKNHIDVQIWGVVIYSIHSYL; this comes from the coding sequence TTGGGTTCTTTTGATTCGGCTAAAAAAAAGTTTAAAATCCCTTTATTAATTGATTCGGTATCTGCAGGATTTCCTTCTCCTGCAGATGACTATGCAGAAGAAAATATTGATTTAAACGAACATTTGATATCTAATCCGTTTAGCACTTTTTTTCTTAGAGTTAAAGGTGACTCAATGATAAATGCAGGAATTAAAGATAACGATTTAATAATAGTAGACAAGAGTTTAACAGCCCAGCTGGGGAATATTATCATTGCAATGATAGACGGGGAATTTACAATAAAAAGACTATCTATGAAAAACAATGAATTATATTTAAAAGCAGAAAACCATAATTATCCTGATTTTAAATTTAAAAACCATATTGATGTACAGATATGGGGAGTTGTTATTTATTCAATACATAGCTACTTATGA